From Pirellulales bacterium, a single genomic window includes:
- a CDS encoding DinB family protein: MAAASTSIKDIAFCDLERELNVTRKVLERLPEKHFGWKPHEKSMSLGRLAMHVATLPQWMITTLEQDSLDMANPPEIRREPNNHADLLQEFDKHAAAVKAALAKIDDAGLQRPWSLKQGNQVLHSDSKAKISRLWCLNHMVHHRAQLCVYLRLLNVPVPAVYFNSSDEPDWKFD, translated from the coding sequence ATGGCCGCAGCATCGACATCGATCAAAGACATCGCATTTTGCGACTTGGAACGCGAACTGAACGTTACGCGAAAAGTGCTGGAGCGGCTGCCGGAAAAACATTTCGGCTGGAAGCCGCACGAAAAATCGATGAGCCTGGGCCGGCTGGCCATGCACGTCGCCACGCTGCCGCAATGGATGATCACCACGCTGGAGCAGGACTCGCTCGACATGGCCAACCCGCCGGAAATTCGCCGCGAGCCGAACAATCACGCCGACCTGCTGCAGGAATTCGACAAGCACGCAGCCGCAGTCAAAGCAGCGCTTGCCAAAATTGATGACGCCGGCTTACAGCGCCCCTGGAGCTTGAAGCAGGGAAATCAAGTGCTGCACAGTGACTCGAAGGCGAAGATTTCGCGGCTGTGGTGTTTGAACCACATGGTTCATCACCGGGCCCAATTGTGCGTATACTTGCGGCTGCTTAACGTGCCCGTGCCGGCGGTGTATTTCAACTCGTCCGACGAACCCGACTGGAAGTTTGATTGA
- a CDS encoding DUF1501 domain-containing protein, which yields MFNCNCPSGMTRRHFMTHLAGTAALASPAIAFTNTLLANAVDMKRKNKACIMLWMGGGPATIDMWDMKPGSPTAGAFKPISTKVDGLQICEHLPQLAKQMDQLAVIRSMSTREADHGRGRYYMHTGYVPNPTIDHPSYGAVVAHELADKMPHLDIPPFVSVGSDSIGPGFLGMTWAPFVVDANGDVKNLNNGGNMDRMNERLTVLEAMDHQFMFENRGEAADDHMKVTKKAVSLMTSKQMAAFKAAQEPPDVQERYGKTGFGKGCLMARRLVEAGVPFVEVDMGGWDTHSNNFTTLEKTKLPELDKAMSALITDLKDRGLYDSTAIMWLGEFGRTPRINGNAGRDHYARAWSVVVGGGSFKRGVIVGATNEDGTQVTSDPYTSQDLMASVLKSLGISLDTTFTSNSGRPMKIANSGKVIKELFA from the coding sequence ATGTTCAACTGTAATTGTCCTTCCGGCATGACTCGCCGTCACTTCATGACGCACTTGGCAGGCACCGCAGCCTTGGCTTCGCCGGCCATTGCTTTCACCAACACGCTGCTGGCCAATGCCGTTGATATGAAGCGGAAGAACAAAGCCTGCATCATGCTGTGGATGGGGGGCGGCCCGGCCACCATTGACATGTGGGACATGAAGCCCGGCTCGCCCACGGCCGGCGCGTTTAAGCCCATTTCCACCAAAGTAGACGGCCTGCAAATTTGCGAGCATCTGCCGCAGTTGGCCAAGCAAATGGATCAACTGGCCGTCATTCGCTCTATGAGCACCCGCGAAGCGGACCATGGCCGCGGCCGCTATTACATGCACACCGGTTATGTGCCCAACCCAACGATCGATCATCCCAGCTACGGCGCGGTGGTGGCTCACGAACTGGCCGACAAAATGCCGCATCTCGATATTCCCCCGTTCGTTTCTGTCGGCAGCGACAGCATTGGCCCCGGATTTTTAGGCATGACCTGGGCGCCATTCGTCGTCGATGCCAATGGCGATGTGAAAAATCTGAACAATGGCGGCAACATGGATCGCATGAACGAGCGGCTTACCGTACTCGAAGCGATGGATCACCAGTTCATGTTCGAAAATCGTGGCGAGGCTGCCGACGACCATATGAAAGTGACGAAAAAAGCCGTCAGCCTGATGACCAGCAAGCAAATGGCCGCCTTCAAAGCAGCCCAAGAGCCGCCGGATGTGCAGGAGCGTTACGGCAAAACCGGGTTCGGCAAAGGCTGCCTGATGGCCCGTCGCCTGGTGGAAGCCGGCGTGCCGTTTGTCGAAGTCGACATGGGAGGCTGGGATACGCACAGCAACAACTTCACGACGCTTGAGAAAACAAAACTGCCCGAGCTAGACAAAGCCATGTCGGCCCTCATTACCGATTTGAAAGATCGCGGCCTGTACGATTCCACCGCCATTATGTGGCTGGGCGAATTTGGCCGCACGCCGCGCATTAACGGCAACGCCGGACGCGATCACTATGCTCGCGCTTGGAGCGTGGTGGTGGGCGGAGGCAGCTTCAAACGCGGTGTGATCGTGGGCGCGACCAACGAAGATGGCACGCAGGTGACCAGCGATCCTTACACTTCGCAAGACCTGATGGCCAGCGTGCTGAAATCGCTGGGTATTTCGCTCGACACCACCTTCACCAGCAACAGCGGCCGCCCAATGAAAATCGCCAACAGCGGCAAAGTAATTAAAGAGCTGTTTGCTTAA
- a CDS encoding NADAR family protein — protein MTTGESATPCGMELWEMQTGMRKDQFTLRTLLIVVAIAAFYFASYMLKQRKQTAAVREAATKAYLDERAFIAAHQPVFTPEALAQTQQVMDDNWKKNYPSWPIPVYAANVATALAAAGQLTGGGEPAPNNKGAEELRDGRYPARWWKAVSKTGAPEWEVLPQEAGAGEVILSKRQPDLGLLSNFALTPFEFHGKKYASLEGFWQMMKYPEGADDVRTKFPGLQWKHTRDEVAGMTAFDAKHAGDLASDNMKKMGIDWITFEGRQMPYKPAEPGDHYKLIVEATWAKVKQNPDVKAALLSTGDLILKPDHHQEADAAAAWKYYDILMNIRSQLQKDAPAAK, from the coding sequence GTGACAACGGGGGAAAGTGCCACGCCCTGCGGCATGGAGTTGTGGGAAATGCAAACTGGCATGCGAAAAGACCAATTCACGTTGCGGACACTGCTGATCGTTGTGGCGATTGCCGCCTTTTATTTTGCCAGCTATATGCTGAAGCAGCGAAAACAAACTGCCGCGGTTCGTGAAGCTGCCACCAAGGCCTATCTTGACGAGCGGGCATTTATTGCAGCGCACCAGCCAGTATTTACTCCCGAGGCGCTGGCTCAAACGCAACAAGTGATGGATGACAATTGGAAGAAGAATTACCCTTCTTGGCCGATTCCAGTTTACGCAGCGAACGTGGCAACCGCCCTTGCCGCAGCCGGGCAATTAACTGGCGGCGGCGAGCCGGCGCCCAATAATAAGGGCGCGGAAGAATTGCGCGACGGGCGTTATCCGGCCCGCTGGTGGAAAGCGGTATCGAAGACAGGCGCGCCGGAGTGGGAAGTTTTGCCGCAAGAAGCCGGTGCGGGCGAAGTGATTTTATCCAAACGGCAGCCCGATTTGGGATTGCTCTCCAACTTTGCCCTCACGCCGTTTGAATTTCACGGCAAAAAATACGCCAGCCTGGAAGGCTTCTGGCAGATGATGAAATACCCAGAAGGTGCGGACGATGTGCGGACGAAATTCCCCGGCCTACAGTGGAAGCATACGCGCGACGAAGTGGCCGGCATGACCGCGTTCGACGCCAAGCACGCCGGCGATTTGGCCAGCGACAACATGAAAAAAATGGGCATCGATTGGATCACTTTTGAAGGCCGGCAAATGCCGTACAAGCCCGCCGAGCCAGGCGATCACTACAAGCTGATTGTCGAAGCCACGTGGGCCAAGGTGAAGCAAAATCCGGATGTGAAAGCGGCCCTCCTTTCCACCGGTGATTTAATTCTTAAGCCCGATCATCATCAGGAGGCCGATGCGGCAGCGGCGTGGAAATATTACGACATCTTGATGAACATTCGCAGCCAGTTGCAAAAAGATGCTCCAGCGGCCAAATGA
- a CDS encoding NIPSNAP family protein has product MHPTKCVTAVLLTAVLATVFGLGHLSGNIAVQAEAAEAAKHNRVFEIRTYTAEEGKLDALLARFRDHTCALFEKHGMTNIGYWVPQDEPKSKNTLVYILAHESRDAAKKNWAEFSRDPDWQKAKTDSEADGKLTTKTESVFVDPTDFSPLK; this is encoded by the coding sequence ATGCATCCGACCAAATGCGTTACCGCTGTTTTGTTAACTGCAGTGCTGGCGACTGTGTTTGGGTTAGGTCATCTGTCGGGCAATATTGCCGTCCAGGCCGAGGCCGCAGAAGCCGCCAAGCACAATCGGGTGTTCGAAATTCGCACGTATACCGCGGAGGAAGGCAAGCTCGATGCCCTATTGGCCCGGTTCCGCGATCACACCTGTGCGCTCTTTGAAAAGCACGGCATGACGAACATTGGCTACTGGGTGCCGCAGGACGAGCCGAAATCGAAAAACACGCTCGTTTACATCCTCGCGCATGAAAGCCGCGACGCCGCCAAGAAAAATTGGGCCGAATTCAGCCGCGATCCCGATTGGCAAAAAGCCAAAACCGATTCCGAAGCGGACGGCAAACTGACCACCAAAACCGAATCAGTCTTTGTCGACCCCACCGATTTCTCACCGTTGAAGTAG
- a CDS encoding SRPBCC domain-containing protein — protein sequence MTLIRVIAPSSHAQEALAMPKNVIIAASLPAAPEKLFDMYLDPQAHAAFTGHPVVIGAASGSEFRAFDGMISGKILHVEPKRLIVQTWRSVHFSATAIDSILVLSFWPEDGGGRIELNHINVADNDFAGVSQGWQQHYWTPWRAWLTKNV from the coding sequence ATGACGCTCATTCGCGTAATCGCCCCATCTTCTCACGCTCAGGAAGCACTGGCCATGCCTAAGAATGTAATCATTGCGGCGTCATTGCCCGCAGCGCCGGAAAAATTGTTCGACATGTATTTAGATCCGCAAGCGCATGCGGCCTTCACGGGGCATCCGGTGGTCATTGGCGCGGCAAGCGGCAGTGAATTTCGAGCGTTCGACGGGATGATTAGCGGCAAAATTTTGCACGTGGAGCCGAAACGGCTGATTGTGCAAACATGGCGCTCGGTTCATTTTTCGGCGACGGCGATCGACTCGATTTTGGTCCTCTCCTTTTGGCCGGAAGATGGCGGCGGACGGATTGAGCTGAACCATATCAATGTGGCCGACAACGATTTTGCCGGCGTCAGCCAAGGTTGGCAGCAGCATTACTGGACGCCCTGGCGGGCTTGGCTTACAAAGAACGTGTGA
- a CDS encoding alpha/beta hydrolase: MRSRRSLAAVLFWFLVSCAVAQAEEALQEIPLWPGGVPGFEDRKDMPDVKTDKGHGDYTITNVNNPSLTVFLPPKEKATGAAVVIAPGGGHRELWMVHEGLNEAKWLSDHGVACFVLKYRLAREKGSPYKLPDAPTQDGQRAMRLVRSRAEEWGIDPHRVGIMGCSAGGELAALVCDADGKGKDEADDPVERQSARPDFQALIYSGPLGIRNQTITKEMNLPPTFIAVGDEDGNHFQTMLANHYLSLKNAGVSAELHIYAKTEHGFGLRDSNAGKPSNDFIQQFYEFLKTEGFLKKA; encoded by the coding sequence ATGCGTTCCCGGCGGAGTTTGGCGGCGGTGTTGTTTTGGTTCCTCGTGTCTTGTGCCGTGGCACAGGCGGAGGAAGCGCTGCAAGAAATTCCACTGTGGCCGGGCGGCGTGCCGGGGTTTGAAGATCGCAAAGACATGCCCGATGTGAAAACCGACAAGGGGCACGGCGACTATACCATCACCAATGTAAACAATCCGTCGCTGACCGTTTTTTTGCCGCCGAAGGAAAAGGCGACCGGTGCAGCGGTTGTTATTGCCCCCGGCGGCGGGCATCGAGAATTGTGGATGGTGCACGAAGGATTGAACGAGGCTAAATGGCTGAGCGACCATGGCGTGGCCTGCTTCGTGCTCAAATATCGGTTGGCGCGGGAGAAAGGTTCGCCCTACAAACTGCCCGATGCGCCCACGCAGGATGGTCAACGGGCCATGCGCCTGGTGCGAAGCCGAGCCGAGGAGTGGGGCATTGATCCGCATCGGGTAGGCATTATGGGATGTTCCGCCGGCGGCGAGTTGGCGGCCCTGGTGTGCGATGCGGACGGCAAAGGAAAGGACGAGGCCGACGATCCGGTCGAACGCCAAAGCGCCCGGCCCGATTTTCAGGCGCTCATTTATTCCGGCCCGTTGGGCATTCGCAATCAAACGATTACGAAGGAGATGAATTTACCGCCGACGTTTATCGCCGTGGGAGATGAAGACGGCAATCATTTTCAAACCATGCTGGCCAATCACTACCTGTCGCTAAAAAACGCCGGGGTTTCGGCGGAGCTGCACATTTACGCCAAAACGGAGCACGGCTTCGGCCTGCGCGACAGCAACGCCGGTAAGCCGAGCAACGACTTTATCCAGCAGTTTTACGAGTTTTTGAAAACCGAAGGGTTTTTGAAGAAGGCGTAG
- a CDS encoding DUF2007 domain-containing protein, translating to METEDLVEVYRAKSSVQAHMMVSELEDAGIKAMVDGDDLQSGLGGDALGWSAAPRILVAASNEGRARGILKHLDHGKAAE from the coding sequence ATGGAAACGGAAGATTTGGTGGAAGTTTATCGGGCGAAAAGCAGCGTGCAAGCGCACATGATGGTTTCCGAATTGGAAGATGCCGGCATTAAAGCGATGGTCGACGGCGATGATTTGCAAAGCGGTTTGGGCGGCGATGCACTCGGCTGGTCCGCGGCTCCACGAATTTTAGTGGCCGCCTCGAACGAAGGGCGCGCCCGGGGCATTCTCAAACATCTGGATCACGGCAAAGCGGCGGAGTGA
- a CDS encoding zinc ribbon domain-containing protein produces the protein MPNSLQPDDSQHNLLRSLLRLVGPMLVGVGLLLIIIAMVSFFSAFGGMEPPRYFWCAFVGMPVLAVGLAISRFAYLGAFARYMADEVAPVGRDAANYMVDGTKDSLRDMAAAVGDGFRSGSGHVPASEEATPEVKVRCQKCRALNDEAAKFCNQCGAPL, from the coding sequence ATGCCGAATTCCTTGCAGCCAGATGATTCGCAGCACAACCTTTTGCGCAGCTTGTTGCGTTTGGTTGGTCCTATGCTGGTCGGGGTGGGGCTCCTGTTGATCATTATTGCCATGGTGAGTTTTTTCAGCGCATTTGGCGGAATGGAGCCGCCACGCTATTTTTGGTGTGCCTTTGTAGGCATGCCGGTTTTGGCGGTCGGATTGGCCATCTCCAGGTTTGCTTACCTGGGCGCTTTCGCCCGTTACATGGCCGATGAAGTGGCCCCGGTCGGCAGAGACGCCGCGAACTACATGGTCGATGGAACGAAAGACTCTCTGCGAGACATGGCAGCCGCCGTGGGCGACGGGTTCCGGTCCGGCAGCGGCCATGTTCCCGCGTCTGAGGAAGCCACGCCGGAAGTGAAAGTTCGCTGCCAAAAATGCCGCGCGTTGAATGACGAAGCTGCGAAGTTTTGTAATCAATGCGGCGCGCCGTTGTAA
- a CDS encoding DUF1549 domain-containing protein, with protein MGRIAASVSAIILLIFAVHVLPAEENSSPPLSRPASMTASTTSSSSAGSISSGTNSATSKTVAAEQVRYINDYIHQGWQAHNLLPSQTATDGEWCRRLFLDLLGRIPDVDEVEGYLRDHSPDKKQHLVNKLLSEDYVEEYANNWANVWTTILIGRPPAQPDRRSLVDREGMQKYLRDTFARNKPYDQMVTDLLTADGSNKPGEENFHGAVNFLIGNMEDSGVNATAKTAKVFLGLQVQCTQCHNHPFNDWKQNQFWELNAFFRQTKAVREGPRRTPEPVAELINSDFNGDPGAPSPAQALLFYELRNGQLKSAYPVFVDGTEINPDGRVSKVNRREELAKLVKSSPYMDQAIVNRMWGHFLGYGFTKPVDDMGPQNPASHPELLEKLAKDFGAHSHDLKQLIRWIVLSEPYGLSSKMMKGHNDKDDPTKGEKPMFSHFYLRQMQPEQLYESLLVATAADKTLRNSDEQERTKNQWLRQFTITFGTDDGADSTTFNGTIPQTLMMFNGDLIRRATNTGQGDFLDQLANDAKMNNADRINRLFLATVARRPNPEEISWANKLLTARKGDPVGALQDVFWVTLNSAEFILNH; from the coding sequence ATGGGAAGAATTGCGGCCAGCGTTAGCGCGATAATTCTTCTAATTTTTGCCGTCCACGTGTTGCCGGCGGAGGAAAATTCATCTCCGCCGCTGTCTCGCCCAGCGAGCATGACCGCCAGCACCACATCGTCCAGCTCCGCGGGCTCGATTTCTTCCGGCACGAATTCGGCCACATCCAAAACGGTTGCCGCCGAGCAAGTGCGGTACATCAACGATTACATTCACCAGGGCTGGCAAGCGCACAATTTGCTGCCTTCGCAGACGGCGACCGATGGCGAATGGTGCCGCCGGCTGTTTTTGGATTTGTTGGGCCGCATTCCCGACGTGGACGAAGTGGAAGGCTACTTGCGCGATCACTCGCCCGACAAAAAACAACACTTGGTGAACAAGCTGTTATCGGAAGATTATGTGGAGGAGTACGCCAACAATTGGGCCAACGTGTGGACGACCATTCTTATCGGCCGGCCGCCGGCACAGCCCGACCGGCGTTCACTGGTCGATCGAGAAGGAATGCAAAAATATCTGCGCGATACGTTCGCCCGCAACAAGCCATACGATCAAATGGTGACCGACCTGCTGACGGCGGACGGCTCCAACAAGCCGGGCGAGGAAAACTTTCACGGCGCGGTGAATTTCCTGATTGGGAACATGGAAGATAGCGGCGTCAATGCCACAGCCAAAACCGCCAAAGTATTTCTGGGTCTGCAAGTGCAGTGCACGCAGTGCCACAATCATCCGTTTAACGATTGGAAGCAAAATCAGTTTTGGGAATTGAATGCCTTCTTCCGCCAAACCAAGGCGGTGCGCGAAGGCCCGCGCCGTACGCCCGAGCCGGTGGCCGAGCTCATCAACTCGGATTTCAACGGCGATCCCGGCGCTCCTAGCCCGGCGCAGGCGCTATTGTTTTACGAGTTGCGCAACGGACAGTTGAAATCGGCCTATCCGGTGTTTGTCGACGGCACGGAAATCAATCCCGATGGGCGAGTTTCGAAAGTGAATCGCCGCGAGGAGCTGGCCAAGCTGGTCAAATCTTCGCCGTACATGGATCAGGCCATTGTCAACCGTATGTGGGGACATTTCCTGGGTTACGGCTTCACCAAGCCGGTGGACGACATGGGTCCGCAAAATCCGGCTTCGCATCCGGAGCTGCTGGAAAAGCTGGCCAAAGATTTCGGCGCGCACAGCCACGACCTGAAGCAGCTTATCCGCTGGATTGTGCTCAGCGAGCCGTACGGCCTGTCGAGCAAAATGATGAAGGGGCATAACGACAAGGACGACCCCACTAAGGGCGAAAAGCCCATGTTCAGCCATTTCTACCTGCGGCAAATGCAGCCGGAGCAGTTGTACGAATCGCTGCTGGTGGCCACGGCGGCCGACAAAACGCTCCGCAATTCCGACGAGCAGGAGCGGACGAAAAATCAATGGCTGCGGCAGTTCACCATTACCTTTGGCACGGACGACGGCGCCGATTCCACCACCTTCAACGGCACCATTCCGCAAACGCTGATGATGTTCAACGGCGATTTAATTCGCCGCGCCACCAACACCGGGCAGGGGGATTTTCTCGATCAACTGGCCAACGACGCCAAAATGAACAACGCCGACCGCATCAATCGGCTGTTTTTGGCCACCGTGGCTCGTCGGCCGAACCCGGAGGAAATCTCCTGGGCGAACAAACTTTTGACTGCTCGCAAGGGTGACCCCGTGGGCGCCCTGCAAGATGTATTTTGGGTTACGCTTAACAGCGCCGAGTTTATTTTGAATCACTGA
- a CDS encoding methylated DNA-protein cysteine methyltransferase, whose translation MPKRKSWREKLADSKGLPKTGRIAGKMTKRWGTGTMVVPAPREVDAVMKRVPKGRLITISEIRAALAKQHGANVCCPITTGIFAWISAHAAEEAITDATANGRGKPKITPYWRTLKTGGELNPKYPGGIPRLRKQLAAEGHRVVAKGKRFFVAEYEKSLAHIS comes from the coding sequence ATGCCTAAGCGTAAATCGTGGCGGGAAAAACTGGCCGACAGCAAAGGCCTGCCCAAAACCGGCCGCATTGCCGGCAAAATGACCAAGCGTTGGGGCACGGGAACCATGGTGGTTCCCGCGCCGCGGGAAGTCGATGCCGTAATGAAGCGCGTGCCCAAAGGAAGGCTCATCACCATCAGCGAAATTCGTGCGGCTTTGGCGAAACAACACGGCGCGAATGTTTGCTGCCCCATCACCACGGGCATTTTTGCCTGGATTTCTGCCCACGCCGCGGAAGAAGCTATCACCGATGCTACCGCCAATGGCCGCGGCAAGCCTAAAATCACGCCCTATTGGCGCACGCTGAAAACAGGCGGTGAATTGAATCCCAAGTACCCTGGCGGAATTCCCCGGCTGCGCAAGCAATTAGCCGCCGAAGGCCACCGTGTGGTTGCCAAAGGCAAACGCTTTTTTGTGGCGGAGTACGAAAAATCGCTTGCCCACATCTCTTAG
- a CDS encoding FAD-binding oxidoreductase yields the protein MTGMSCTATRLNLFAPQLRWAVLLSALLLSSLDRPTRIHAQPADHLNPPSDYIDDASGLNRTHVAEVWSIPPDAKSAEQQLGQLLAKAQSENRHVSVAGARHSMGGHTIYPDGIVIDMLPFNHLELNAEQKILHAGAGARWSQIIPYLDAQGLSVAVMQSFNDFSVGGSISVNAHGWQAARPPIASTVEAFRLMTADGQIVRCSRSQNPELFKLALGGYGLFGIILDVDLHVVPNQRYRCESEVLPASKWAARFAEKIKNSPDIGMIYGRLCIVPGDNSFLREAILTSFHAAPCKPDEIPALKPLNNSDRRREIYRAQVGNLAAKQFRWDAEKTAGEISAGVFYSRNQLLNEATTLFQEQNPDRVDILQEYFVPPDQLARFLDAMREIIPKYPADLLNVTLRDVEEDHDTILRYADKNMVALVLAFNQLRTEAADQQTELMTQELIAAALRCQGRYYLPYRLHATPEQFFQAYPQATEFFNRKRFFDPHELFQNEFYVKYSKR from the coding sequence ATGACAGGCATGAGCTGCACCGCCACACGCTTAAACCTCTTTGCTCCGCAACTACGATGGGCGGTGTTGTTAAGTGCATTGCTTCTTTCCTCCCTGGATCGGCCAACTCGAATCCACGCTCAACCGGCAGATCATCTAAACCCGCCTTCTGATTACATCGACGATGCCAGTGGTTTGAATCGCACCCACGTTGCAGAAGTGTGGTCCATTCCGCCCGACGCAAAGTCTGCGGAGCAACAACTTGGCCAGTTGCTTGCCAAAGCTCAAAGCGAAAATCGGCATGTCTCGGTGGCCGGCGCGCGGCATAGCATGGGAGGCCACACCATTTATCCCGATGGCATCGTCATCGACATGCTCCCCTTCAATCATCTGGAATTGAATGCGGAGCAAAAAATCCTCCATGCCGGTGCGGGAGCACGCTGGTCACAAATCATCCCGTATCTCGACGCACAGGGCCTCTCAGTGGCGGTGATGCAATCCTTCAACGATTTTAGCGTCGGCGGATCAATCAGCGTCAACGCGCATGGTTGGCAGGCTGCTCGGCCGCCAATTGCTTCGACCGTGGAGGCGTTTCGGCTGATGACAGCGGATGGCCAAATTGTCCGCTGTAGCCGTAGCCAAAATCCAGAACTATTTAAGTTGGCCCTCGGTGGTTACGGATTATTTGGCATCATTTTAGATGTGGACCTGCACGTGGTTCCCAACCAACGTTACCGCTGCGAGTCGGAAGTACTTCCCGCAAGCAAATGGGCAGCTCGTTTTGCAGAAAAAATAAAAAATTCTCCCGACATCGGCATGATCTATGGACGATTGTGCATTGTGCCCGGCGACAACAGCTTTTTGCGCGAAGCAATTTTAACGTCATTTCATGCCGCCCCATGCAAACCTGACGAAATTCCTGCGCTTAAGCCATTAAATAACTCCGACCGTAGGCGCGAAATCTATCGGGCCCAGGTTGGCAATCTGGCCGCCAAGCAATTCCGCTGGGATGCGGAAAAAACAGCCGGCGAAATTTCCGCAGGAGTTTTTTATTCTCGCAACCAATTACTAAATGAAGCGACGACACTGTTCCAGGAGCAAAATCCAGATCGGGTCGACATACTTCAAGAATATTTTGTGCCACCCGATCAATTGGCGCGCTTTCTCGATGCCATGCGCGAAATCATCCCCAAATACCCTGCCGATTTGCTCAATGTCACTTTGCGTGACGTCGAAGAAGATCACGATACGATTCTCAGATATGCCGACAAGAATATGGTGGCGCTAGTCCTGGCCTTTAATCAACTTCGCACGGAGGCTGCGGATCAACAAACTGAACTCATGACACAGGAACTCATCGCAGCAGCACTCCGATGCCAGGGGCGATATTATTTGCCCTATCGTTTACATGCTACCCCAGAGCAGTTTTTTCAGGCCTATCCTCAAGCGACAGAGTTTTTCAATCGCAAGCGGTTCTTCGATCCCCATGAACTATTTCAAAACGAGTTTTACGTGAAGTACAGCAAGCGCTAG